The Insulibacter thermoxylanivorax region TGAGCAACGCCTTCGTTCTGATCTTCATCCTCATCCTCCTCATCTCCCATAATGTTCCTCAATAAACAAACGAATCATCATCTGTACGACATCCACCGTGTGCGGACACGTTAACCGATTTAATTATTGCCCTCCTTTCCTCTTTCATATTTCCATGGATTCTCCCCATTTCCCTCCGAGCACTTCCCTTTATTTTGGCTTCATTTTATCGTATGATTTTCCCGTTATCAATATTTAGCTTTTGTGATATTTTATGTATATGAATAAAAGGTTAGATGCACACAGGTGTTTAACCTAATTCATCTATCCTTGCTTCTATGCACACCCGCATACAAAGCAAAAACACCTCCGTCATGGAGGTGTTCTCAAACGTCATATATTACAATACCCACTCTTCTTCCTTGCCCTGTTCTCCCGTATAGGTAATCACCGAACGGTAATTTTCCAGATCAACGTGCAAGAGGCAGCGTTTGCCGCTGTGCTCCCATTGCAGCTTAAGCTCGTGATCCGCCGTGTCGAGCACCTGGAAATCACCCTGGAACGCTTCATATTCATTACGGAATCGGATCAGTTCCATGAGCCGCTTAACGACAGGCTTCTGCACCGCTTGTTCGATCTCTTCCAGCGTGTAGTTGTGACGGTTCACTTCCCTGCCGTCTCCGGTGATTTTGCCTCGTTCCTCATCATTTTCGCCAGCCAGCAAGCCGACATAATAGATCTGCGGAATCCCAGGCGTGAAGAGTTGGATCGCACGCGCTGCGATGTATGCATCATCATCCCGATCCAGCGCATCGTAGTATGTGATTCGAATCTGATGGACATCAAATCCTTCAGGAGATTTGTGCGCATCGGACAGCACGTAACTGAGATTGGCGCCTCGCTCTAAGCAGATATCCACGACGCGGCGAGCTCTGTCCGTCGTTACCAGGTCATCCATATCCGGTTTGACCGGAATGCCGTCATGGCAATCCAACATCGTAAATTGGTTAGCCGGACGATTCTTCAGATATTCCTTCAGCATATCGCTCGAACGATTGAGAAGGGCATCTAAGACCGTATAAGGCAGGATAAAATCATAAATCCAGAATCCCCGCTCCGCTAACTTATACTGGATCGAATAGTGGGAATGCACTTCCGGCAGCAAAGCAATGCCCAGCTCATTCGCCTGTTCAGCAATCCAATCCATAAATTCATAGATCTCAGGCTCCACGAAGAAGCAGCTGGTTCCCGGCTTCTTGATCACATATCCTACAGCATCGAGCCGCAGCATATGAACATGATGATCCTTCATATGTTTGAAGATATCCTGAAAATATTTTCTCGTCAGCTCAGATTTGACATCAAGGTCAATCTGTTCTGATGGATCGGTCTTCCCGAAGGTCGTCCAAACCTTCTCTTCCTGATTGTTGCCCGTGATGAACGTTGAGTAAGGCACTGGACGGCGCAAGAACATCTTATCGATATCTTCTTGAACGGGCTGTCCGTCTTCCCAGATTTTCTCGATCGTTAAGAACATATCCGCATATTTGGATTCCCGGCCATGCTTGAGGAAGTCTTGGAAATAAACCGATCTTTGCGAAACATGGTTCACCATGACATCCAACATCACGCCATATTGCCGGCCAAGGTCTTGGATATCTTCCCAAGTACCGAATTGCGGATCGATCGAGAAGTAGTCCAATGGTGCAAATCCGCGGTCACCGGAAGACGGGTATGGCGGAAGGATGTGAATCCCGCCTTTAAACAGGTCAGGAAAATGCTTCTGAATCACTTGTTTCAAAGTTTGCAAATCCCCGCCAAGAGAATCGGGATAAGTGATGAGCTGAGCTTGATTTCTAAGTGTCATAATCATAAAACCTCCCAATTGATGATGATCAGATCAGGAGCATATCCGGAAATTGCTGAACCGGTCCCACATGCTTCAATTTATAGGCACTGATTTTCATACCGTGTTTGACGGCATCCAGCACACTGAGCCCCTTAGCAATCCCTGCATAAAAACCTGACCAGAAGGCATCTCCGGCACCGGTTGCATCTACGACCTCCGTTGCTACACTCTCTAGATGGATCTCGTCCGTTCCATTGGAGACCAATGCTCCATCCGCACCAAGCGTCAAGATCACGAGCTTCGCTCCCAGATCAAGGAAGCGTGCCAGATGATTCTCAGGAGTATCTTCACCGAAGATCCGATCCGCATCATCCAGCGACGGCTTGATCACGTCCACTTGGCTGATCATGGTTCTCACATAGTCTCTCCCGTCCTCATCATGGTTCCATATCGCCGGATGATAGTTGGGATCGAAGCCGATCATCGTTCCTTCTTCCCGCGCCAAGGCGATCACCTTCTCGATGGTTGAACGTGCCGGTTGCCTGGAGATCGGCCAGCAAGAGAAATGGACGATCTTCGATTGTTTAACCGCCTCGGCAAGCTCAGGTGTGTAATGCAATTGATAGTCCGCACCTCGATAGAAAATGGGTGTTGGTGTCTGCCGGCTTTTGGTGATCACAACCATGCTGGTGGATCGCTCGGACTTCTGAATGTCATCCGTAGGAATGCCTTCCTTTTCTAACTGCTGAAGAAGAAATGTGCCGAAGCTGTCTTTACCCACGGCGGAAACAACCCGGGACTTGAGTCCCAGCTTCTTTACATTCAGCGCCAAGTTAGCGGTTGAGCCGCCAAAATATCGATAATATTTGTCGCAATTCAAGGCGTCGTCATAGTCTTCGGAGATCATGTCGATGAGCAGTTCTCCAATCGCTAGGACATCGTTTGGTTTGTCTATAAAGGTTGCACGACTGTCA contains the following coding sequences:
- the gtfA gene encoding sucrose phosphorylase, with protein sequence MTLRNQAQLITYPDSLGGDLQTLKQVIQKHFPDLFKGGIHILPPYPSSGDRGFAPLDYFSIDPQFGTWEDIQDLGRQYGVMLDVMVNHVSQRSVYFQDFLKHGRESKYADMFLTIEKIWEDGQPVQEDIDKMFLRRPVPYSTFITGNNQEEKVWTTFGKTDPSEQIDLDVKSELTRKYFQDIFKHMKDHHVHMLRLDAVGYVIKKPGTSCFFVEPEIYEFMDWIAEQANELGIALLPEVHSHYSIQYKLAERGFWIYDFILPYTVLDALLNRSSDMLKEYLKNRPANQFTMLDCHDGIPVKPDMDDLVTTDRARRVVDICLERGANLSYVLSDAHKSPEGFDVHQIRITYYDALDRDDDAYIAARAIQLFTPGIPQIYYVGLLAGENDEERGKITGDGREVNRHNYTLEEIEQAVQKPVVKRLMELIRFRNEYEAFQGDFQVLDTADHELKLQWEHSGKRCLLHVDLENYRSVITYTGEQGKEEEWVL
- a CDS encoding carbohydrate kinase family protein — its product is MLRFDSRATFIDKPNDVLAIGELLIDMISEDYDDALNCDKYYRYFGGSTANLALNVKKLGLKSRVVSAVGKDSFGTFLLQQLEKEGIPTDDIQKSERSTSMVVITKSRQTPTPIFYRGADYQLHYTPELAEAVKQSKIVHFSCWPISRQPARSTIEKVIALAREEGTMIGFDPNYHPAIWNHDEDGRDYVRTMISQVDVIKPSLDDADRIFGEDTPENHLARFLDLGAKLVILTLGADGALVSNGTDEIHLESVATEVVDATGAGDAFWSGFYAGIAKGLSVLDAVKHGMKISAYKLKHVGPVQQFPDMLLI